From one Triticum aestivum cultivar Chinese Spring chromosome 4B, IWGSC CS RefSeq v2.1, whole genome shotgun sequence genomic stretch:
- the LOC123093166 gene encoding cell division control protein 48 homolog E: MAAPTPQGEASSSDPKSKKDYSTAILERKKSPNRLVVDEATNDDNSVVALHPDTMERLQLFRGDTVLLKGKKRKDTICIVLADDTCEEPKIRMNKTVRKNLRVRLGDVVSVHQCPDVKYGKRVHTLPIDDTVEGITGNLFDAFLKPYFLEAYRPLRKGDLFLVRGGMRSVEFKVIETDPAEYCIVAPDTEIFCDGEPVKREDEERLDDVGYDDVGGVRKQMAQIRELVELPLRHPQLFKSIGVKPPKGILLFGPPGSGKTLIARAVANETGAFFFLINGPEIMSKLAGESESNLRKAFEEAEKNAPSIIFIDEIDSIAPKREKTNGEVERRIVSQLLTLMDGLKSRAHVIVMGATNRPNSIDPALRRFGRFDREIDIGVPDEVGRLEVLRIHTKNMKLAEDVELEHISRDTHGYVGADLAALCTEAALQCIREKMDIIDLEDETIDAEILNSMAVTNDHFKTALTTSNPSALRETVVEVPNVSWEDIGGLENVKRELQETVQYPVEHPEKFEKFGMSPSKGVLFYGPPGCGKTLLAKAIANECQANFISIKGPELLTMWFGESEANVREIFDKARGSAPCVLFFDELDSIATQRGSSSGDAGGAADRVLNQLLTEMDGMNAKKTVFIIGATNRPDIIDPALLRPGRLDQLIYIPLPDVESRHQIFKACLRKSPLAKDIDLSALAKYTQGFSGADITEICQRACKYAIRENIEKDIERERRRKDNPEAMEEDEGDEVAEIRAAHFEESMKYARRSVSDADIRKYQAFAQTLQQSRGFGSEFRFPDQPAAGASSATAADPFASAAAAADDDDLYS; encoded by the exons ATGGCCGCCCCGACGCCGCAGGGCGAGGCCTCCTCCTCCGATCC CAAGTCGAAGAAGGACTACTCGACGGCGATTCTAGAGCGGAAGAAGTCCCCCAACCGCCTCGTCGTCGACGAGGCCACAAACGATGACAACTCCGTCGTCGCCCTCCACCCCGACACCATGGAGAGGCTCCAGCTCTTCCGCGGCGACACGGTCCTTCTTAAG GGTAAGAAAAGGAAGGACACAATCTGCATTGTGCTTGCAGATGACACATGTGAGGAGCCAAAGATCAGAATGAACAAGACCGTCAGGAAGAACTTGAGAGTGCGACTTGGTGACGTGGTGTCTGTTCACCAATGCCCTGATGTCAAATATGGGAAGCGGGTGCACACGCTTCCTATTGATGACACAGTTGAAGGCATTACTGGAAACTTGTTTGATGCCTTCTTGAAAC CATACTTCCTAGAAGCTTACCGTCCTTTGAGGAAGGGAGATCTTTTCCTTGTGAGGGGTGGAATGAGAAGTGTGGAATTCAAAGTTATAGAGACAGACCCTGCAGAGTATTGCATCGTCGCACCAGACACTGAGATATTCTGTGATGGTGAGCCTGTTAAGAGGGAGGATGAAGAAAGGCTTGACGATGTTGGCTATGATGATGTTGGTGGAGTTAGGAAGCAAATGGCCCAGATCAGAGAATTGGTTGAACTCCCACTGCGTCACCCTCAGCTTTTCAAGTCTATTGGTGTGAAGCCTCCAAAGGGCATATTGCTGTTTGGACCACCTGGCTCTGGCAAGACCCTTATTGCTAGAGCTGTTGCCAATGAAACAGGTGCATTCTTCTTTCTGATCAATGGCCCGGAAATTATGTCCAAGTTAGCAGGAGAAAGTGAGAGCAATCTCAGAAAGGCATTTGAAGAAGCTGAGAAGAATGCTCCGTCCATCATTTTTATTGATGAGATTGATTCAATAGCCCCAAAGAGAGAGAAGACCAATGGAGAAGTTGAAAGGCGTATTGTTTCACAGCTGTTGACTCTTATGGATGGGCTTAAATCCCGTGCACATGTTATTGTCATGGGTGCTACAAACCGCCCAAACAGTATTGATCCTGCCCTCAGAAGATTTGGTAGGTTTGACCGGGAGATTGACATTGGAGTCCCTGATGAAGTTGGGCGCCTTGAGGTTCTCCGGATTCACACCAAAAACATGAAGTTGGCTGAAGAT GTGGAACTGGAACATATTTCAAGAGATACTCATGGGTATGTTGGTGCTGATCTTGCTGCTCTTTGCACCGAGGCTGCTCTCCAATGCATTCGTGAGAAGATGGATATTATTGATCTTGAGGACGAGACAATAGATGCTGAGATACTCAACTCTATGGCTGTGACAAATGACCATTTCAAGACCGCCCTGACGACAAGCAACCCGTCTGCTCTCCGTGAAACT GTTGTTGAAGTTCCCAATGTTTCTTGGGAAGATATTGGTGGGCTTGAGAATGTCAAAAGGGAGTTGCAGGAG ACTGTTCAATACCCTGTGGAGCATCCGGAGAAATTTGAGAAGTTTGGCATGTCTCCTTCCAAGGGTGTTTTGTTCTATGGCCCTCCTGGCTGTGGTAAAACCTTATTGGCCAAGGCAATTGCAAATGAGTGCCAGGCTAACTTCATCAGTATCAAGGGACCTGAGCTGCTTACCATGTGGTTTGGTGAGAGTGAGGCCAATGTGCGTGAGATTTTCGACAAGGCTAGGGGGTCAGCACCATGTGTGCTCTTCTTTGATGAGCTTGACTCTATTGCTACCCAG AGAGGAAGCAGCAGTGGGGATGCTGGAGGTGCTGCTGATAGAGTGCTGAACCAGCTGCTGACTGAGATGGATGGCATGAATGCTAAAAAAACCGTTTTCATCATTGGTGCTACCAACAGGCCAGACATTATAGACCCTGCCCTCCTTAGGCCAGGGCGTCTTGATCAGCTTATCTACATCCCTCTTCCTGATGTCGAGTCGAGGCACCAGATCTTCAAAGCTTGCCTCAGAAAGTCTCCTTTGGCCAAGGATATTGATCTGAGTGCTCTTGCCAAGTACACTCAAGGGTTCAGCGGTGCTGATATCACTGAAATTTGCCAGCGTGCTTGCAAGTATGCCATCAGGGAGAACATCGAGAAG GACatcgagagggagaggcggaggaaGGACAACCCTgaagccatggaggaggacgagGGTGATGAGGTTGCTGAGATCAGGGCTGCCCACTTTGAGGAGTCGATGAAGTATGCTCGCCGGAGCGTGAGCGACGCTGACATCCGCAAGTACCAGGCCTTTGCTCAGACTCTGCAGCAGTCTCGTGGATTCGGCAGCGAGTTCCGGTTCCCTGATCAGCCGGCTGCGGGCGCTTCCTCTGCCACTGCGGCCGACCCTTTTGCTTCCGCTGCTGCAGCAGCCGACGATGATGATTTATATAGCTAA